The genomic region CTGCGCGCCGGGCAGGAGGCCATGCGGATGGCGGCGCAGATTGCGCTGCTGGAGTTCGCCGACGTGATCGACGAGATCGTGGAGGACGAGCGGTTCGACGATGTCCAGACCCAGATCCTCACCCGGGTCGGGCTGGCCAACTACTTTGCCGCCGCGCTGATTCTGCCCTACGAGCAGTTCCTGACCGCCGCCGAGCAACGCCGGTACGACATCGATCTGCTCACCCAACATTTCGCGATGGGCTGGGAGACGGTGTGCCACCGACTCAGCACCCTGCAACGTCCTCGCGCCCGTGGTGTGCCGTTCTCCTTCGTCCGGGTCGACCGAGCCGGCAACGTGTCCAAACGTCAGTCCGCCACCGGCTTCCCGTTCTCCCACACCGGCGGCACATGTCCGCTGTGGAACGTCTATGAGGCATTCAGCGCGCCCAGCCGGGTGGTCGTGCAGGTCGCCGCGATGCCTGACGGGCAGCGCTACCTGTGGATCGCCCGCACCGCCACCCGCCACCACGGCGGCTACAACCAGCCCGGAAAGGTCTACGCCATAGGCCTCGGTTGCGAGACCCGGCACGCCGGCCGGCTGATCTACTCCGCCGGCATGGACCTGCACGCGGCAGAGGCCGCAACACCGATCGGCCCCGGCTGCAAGACCTGCGAACGGATGACCTGCCCACAGCGGGCGGCCCCGTCGATCAGCCGTCAGCTCGACCTGGACGAGAACCGGAGCACCTTCATCCCGTACCCGCTCAAGGAGGAGCGCAGCCGAGGGACGTGAGGCCAGGGACTCTAGTCGTCAGCCCACCGCGGGTCCCGTCTCCTTGGTATACACGATCAGCGGATGGTCGCCGATCACGAAGCCAAACCGGCGCAGCCAGCCCTCGGCCTCGTACAGCGCGACCGCGTCAGACTCGGGATGCGTGGCCAACCATGCGCGCGGCGCACGAGCCACGAACCGCCTGAGCCGTGTGCGGGCCACCCCGCGCCGCCGGAACGCGGGCGCGACCATCAACTCGGCGACGACGACGGCCGGGGCGATCAGCAGGGCAGCCACCTCCGCCGACGCCGCCTCGCGCACGGCGAGGTCGAACTCGGTCGCCGCGGGCAGCACGGCCGGCGCGGGCCAGCCGTAGATCACGCCGGCCACCTCGACGCCGCCGGTGGCCACCAGTCCGTAGGCGCCGGGATACCCCGACTGCCGGGCAAGCTTGGACGGATATCCGTCCAGCTCCTCCGTCGACTCGTTCCACGGCGATCCAGCGAAACACTGCCGGTAGACCGGATGCAGCCGGCCCTCCAGTCCGCGCAGCTCCTCGCCGTTCACCGAACTGACGCCGAAGCGCAACTCCTCACCCCCGCGGCCCTTGTTGCCAACACATTGCAACTACCTGATTATGGCTGGAGGGAAGCGGGTGTTGCTTGGCCGTGGCTCACGCTTTCAGGCGGCGGGCGTCGACAACCCGACCGCGATGAGCGCCCCGGCACCGCGATGATCCACGCAGCCGGGGCGCTCATTTCTTGACCGCGCGCGGACGGGCCGACGCGACACGTCGTGAGACCCGCCGTTCCTGCGGCAGATGAAGCAGGTTGTGGAAGCCGCCACCCTCGCGATCCGGGGCGGTAGCCGCCTCGAAGGCGAACTCCGGTAGCTAACTGACAGCGGCGAGATGTACCGATGCGATGCCGACCAGCACGGCGCCGAACAGGGTGATGCCACCGGCGGCCAGGACCGGGGTCACCCGGCTGGCCAGCCGCAGCGTGGCATGCGACCGGGCGTTGCGGATGACGAGGGAACTGCCGGCGACAGCGAGGACACCGACGGCAAAGAGTACGACGGCCATACCGAGACCGAAGGTCAGCACCAGCAGCAACGCGAAGCCGGCACGGCCGAGGAACAGCCCGGTGGCCAGCACGAGAAACGCGGCAGGAGATGGCGTCAGGCCACCGGAGATACCCAGCAGGAGCAGACCAGGCCG from Micromonospora sp. WMMD812 harbors:
- a CDS encoding short-chain fatty acyl-CoA regulator family protein, with translation MRAIVKTFAGARLRRMREDRALSQSHLARLLNISPSYLNQIEHDSRPLTVPVLMRITEVFGVDPTVFAPRDTPRLVAGLREALPGRAGVADLTELATRLPEVAEAVIDLHRRYRQADEQLAELLGDRETMGRSPHDQVTEFFYRRQNYVPDLDEAAERLAAVIGLRRGEVRAALEDRLLQRHGVVVRRDDAGALGDELHRYRLQTRTLHLSTSLRAGQEAMRMAAQIALLEFADVIDEIVEDERFDDVQTQILTRVGLANYFAAALILPYEQFLTAAEQRRYDIDLLTQHFAMGWETVCHRLSTLQRPRARGVPFSFVRVDRAGNVSKRQSATGFPFSHTGGTCPLWNVYEAFSAPSRVVVQVAAMPDGQRYLWIARTATRHHGGYNQPGKVYAIGLGCETRHAGRLIYSAGMDLHAAEAATPIGPGCKTCERMTCPQRAAPSISRQLDLDENRSTFIPYPLKEERSRGT